A genomic window from Flavobacterium hankyongi includes:
- a CDS encoding SPFH domain-containing protein, which produces MTSIFSFWWLILIVFAVLFYKFVLRVFFGMVIVPEDKIGLVTKKFVLFGADKSLPDGRIIATKGEAGFQAQTLAPGLYWGMWIWQYSVDMTPFTIIPEGKIGLVLSKDGKEIPTGRILARKVDCDNFQDATSFLNNGGQKGRQTAFITTGSYRINTFLFEIVIADQIKIFENMVGIVTALDGEPIPIGQIAGKFVDGHNNFQDFDAFLSQGGNRGLQPQVMLAGSYYINSWAIQIEQTPMTDVPIGYVGVVISYIGEDGQDVTGEHFKHGNIVSKGQRGVWMEPLGPGKYALNKYTTKLEPVPTTNLVLNWADARSESHNLDHNLSTITVRSQDGFPFNLDVSQIIHVPANEAPKVIARFGSMTNLVSQVLEPTIGNYFRNSAQESDVISFLSTRKERQESAKNHIKVVLDEYNVNAVDTLIGDIVPPDSLMKTLTDRKIAEEEQKTYQTQKMAQEQRQGMEKETAIADMQKEIVRASQSVEIAQRTADATVKKAEGDATSLKLNVNAEAEATKMRAIADAEATKAKAAAQAEATRLNASAEAEKISKTGLAEAEKIMAIGKSTAESYQLQVSAMGGDNFTRYKITEEIGKGNIKVIPDVLISGTNGADGGISGLLGMKLMELMDANKDKKEND; this is translated from the coding sequence ATGACATCAATTTTTTCATTTTGGTGGCTAATACTTATTGTATTTGCTGTCCTATTTTACAAATTCGTTTTACGAGTTTTCTTCGGTATGGTAATAGTACCAGAAGACAAAATTGGTTTGGTAACCAAAAAATTCGTGCTTTTTGGAGCAGATAAATCATTACCTGATGGACGCATCATTGCAACAAAAGGAGAAGCTGGTTTTCAGGCTCAAACATTAGCTCCTGGTTTATACTGGGGAATGTGGATTTGGCAGTATTCTGTCGATATGACTCCTTTTACAATTATTCCTGAGGGAAAGATTGGTTTAGTATTAAGTAAAGATGGTAAGGAAATTCCAACAGGTAGAATTTTAGCTAGAAAAGTAGATTGTGATAATTTTCAAGATGCTACATCATTCTTAAATAATGGAGGGCAAAAAGGGCGCCAAACAGCTTTCATAACAACAGGTTCTTACCGTATAAATACCTTTTTATTTGAAATCGTTATTGCAGATCAAATAAAAATCTTTGAAAATATGGTGGGAATTGTTACTGCTCTTGACGGTGAACCAATTCCAATTGGACAAATTGCAGGTAAATTTGTTGATGGTCATAATAATTTTCAGGATTTTGATGCCTTTTTAAGTCAAGGAGGAAATCGTGGTTTACAACCTCAAGTGATGTTAGCAGGTTCATATTATATTAATTCTTGGGCCATTCAAATAGAACAAACACCCATGACAGACGTCCCTATTGGTTATGTTGGTGTTGTTATTTCATATATTGGTGAAGATGGTCAAGATGTAACTGGCGAGCATTTTAAACACGGTAATATTGTATCTAAAGGACAAAGAGGTGTTTGGATGGAGCCTCTTGGACCAGGAAAGTATGCCTTGAATAAGTATACCACTAAATTGGAACCAGTGCCAACTACTAACTTAGTATTAAACTGGGCTGATGCTCGTAGTGAGTCACATAATCTAGACCACAACTTATCTACGATAACCGTTCGTTCACAAGATGGTTTCCCATTCAATCTTGACGTGTCGCAAATTATCCATGTACCAGCTAACGAAGCACCTAAAGTTATTGCACGTTTTGGTAGTATGACAAATTTGGTTTCTCAGGTATTAGAACCAACAATTGGTAACTATTTCCGTAACTCGGCGCAAGAAAGTGATGTGATTTCGTTCTTAAGTACCCGTAAAGAGCGTCAGGAATCGGCAAAAAATCATATCAAAGTGGTTTTAGATGAGTACAATGTAAATGCAGTGGATACTTTAATTGGTGATATTGTTCCTCCAGATTCATTAATGAAAACGTTGACTGATAGAAAAATTGCTGAAGAGGAGCAAAAAACATATCAGACGCAAAAAATGGCTCAAGAACAACGTCAGGGAATGGAGAAAGAGACAGCAATTGCTGATATGCAAAAAGAAATTGTTCGAGCTTCACAAAGTGTTGAAATTGCACAACGTACTGCCGATGCTACAGTTAAGAAGGCTGAAGGGGATGCAACTAGTTTGAAATTGAATGTGAATGCTGAAGCTGAAGCTACAAAAATGAGAGCTATCGCTGATGCGGAAGCTACTAAAGCAAAAGCTGCTGCTCAAGCTGAAGCTACAAGATTGAATGCTAGTGCTGAAGCAGAAAAAATTTCTAAAACAGGTTTGGCAGAAGCAGAAAAGATTATGGCAATAGGAAAATCAACTGCAGAATCATATCAGTTACAAGTATCTGCGATGGGTGGTGATAACTTTACGCGTTACAAAATTACCGAAGAAATTGGTAAAGGTAATATTAAGGTTATTCCAGATGTATTAATTTCTGGAACTAATGGTGCTGATGGTGGTATTAGCGGTTTGTTAGGTATGAAATTAATGGAATTGATGGATGCCAATAAGGACAAAAAAGAAAATGATTAA
- a CDS encoding M20/M25/M40 family metallo-hydrolase, producing the protein MNPARFLPIVILLSTLISNAQERNLKNIKKLTFGGDNAEAYFSPNGQMLTLQVTNPEIGTQCDQIYSLNLSQPITDSKALKLISTGKGRTTCSYFMPDGKHIIYASTHHKNEACPAPPKPKDGKYLWAIYPEFDIFMADLNAKIIKQLTDSPGYDAEAVVSPDGKKIAFTSVRSGDLEIYTMNIDGSNVKQITSGLGYDGGCFFSHDSKKLVFRSSRPKTEAEIKEYKELLAENLVAPTSMEIYTCNVDGTDLKQITNLGKANWAPFFHSSDKKIIFSSNHHATRGYDFQLYMINTDGTGLKQITYESEFNAFPMFSPDGKKLVFSSNRQQSKPRETNVFIADWVEIDENEYAKTNNLKKHITYLASDELKGRLTGSKGEELAANYIVSELKKLKLKPFNGKFLHPFTYSIRLNPHDTISQGKLNKGTNVIAYLDNGAKKTIVIGAHYDHLGLNEHHHSTKMNSEGEIHNGADDNASGVAGVLELARMYSQNKSKENVNFVFALFSGEEDGLIGSKELAKTIKELYPNTIAMINMDMIGRLDDKKSLIISGVGTSPKFSDIIEKNKPAGFSVTQEMSGIGPSDHASFYLKDIPVLFFFTGTHSDYHKPSDDEDKINYYGVENVVNYVFRSINAIADLDKVEFTKTKITSDKKVPKYKVTLGIMPDYTDHGDGLHVDGVTENRPAHTAGILQGDIITKIGDCVIKEVYSYMDCLSKLNSGDEKEVIIVRNEKEMKVMVKF; encoded by the coding sequence ATGAACCCAGCCAGATTTTTACCAATTGTTATTTTACTATCGACTTTAATAAGTAATGCACAGGAAAGAAATTTAAAAAACATAAAGAAACTAACTTTTGGAGGCGATAATGCCGAAGCCTATTTTAGTCCAAATGGTCAAATGTTGACACTTCAAGTTACCAATCCAGAAATTGGAACACAATGTGATCAAATTTATTCTTTAAACTTATCACAACCTATAACTGATAGTAAGGCTTTAAAATTGATTTCTACAGGAAAAGGAAGAACTACGTGTTCTTATTTTATGCCTGATGGTAAACATATTATTTATGCTTCAACTCATCATAAAAATGAAGCTTGTCCAGCACCTCCAAAACCAAAAGATGGAAAGTATTTATGGGCAATTTATCCAGAGTTTGACATTTTTATGGCTGACTTAAATGCAAAAATTATCAAGCAGTTAACAGATTCTCCAGGATATGATGCAGAAGCAGTAGTTTCTCCAGACGGTAAAAAAATTGCTTTTACAAGTGTGCGTTCAGGTGATCTCGAAATTTACACCATGAATATTGATGGTTCAAATGTGAAGCAGATAACTTCTGGTTTAGGGTATGATGGCGGATGTTTCTTTTCTCATGATAGTAAAAAATTGGTTTTTAGATCTTCTAGACCAAAAACAGAAGCTGAAATAAAAGAGTATAAAGAATTATTAGCAGAAAATTTGGTAGCACCAACAAGTATGGAAATCTATACTTGTAATGTTGATGGAACTGATTTAAAACAAATTACTAATTTAGGAAAAGCCAATTGGGCTCCCTTCTTTCATTCTTCAGATAAAAAAATTATTTTCTCGTCAAATCATCATGCTACCAGAGGTTATGATTTTCAATTGTATATGATTAATACTGATGGAACGGGTTTAAAACAAATTACTTATGAAAGTGAATTTAATGCTTTTCCAATGTTTTCTCCTGATGGTAAGAAACTTGTTTTCTCAAGTAATCGTCAACAAAGTAAACCAAGAGAGACAAATGTTTTTATTGCTGATTGGGTAGAGATTGATGAAAACGAATATGCTAAAACAAATAATTTAAAGAAACATATTACATATTTAGCCTCAGATGAATTGAAAGGTCGCTTAACAGGTTCAAAAGGAGAGGAGCTGGCTGCAAATTATATTGTAAGCGAATTGAAAAAATTGAAATTAAAACCATTTAATGGAAAATTTTTGCATCCATTCACATATTCTATACGATTGAATCCACACGATACTATTTCGCAAGGAAAATTAAATAAAGGAACTAATGTCATAGCATATTTAGATAATGGAGCTAAAAAAACAATTGTTATAGGTGCACACTATGATCATTTAGGTTTGAATGAACATCATCATTCTACTAAAATGAATTCAGAAGGTGAAATTCACAATGGTGCAGATGATAATGCTTCGGGAGTTGCTGGTGTTTTAGAATTGGCACGTATGTATTCTCAAAATAAGTCAAAAGAAAATGTAAATTTTGTTTTTGCTTTATTTTCTGGTGAAGAAGATGGTTTGATAGGTTCAAAAGAATTAGCAAAAACTATTAAAGAGTTGTATCCTAATACCATTGCTATGATTAATATGGATATGATTGGTCGTTTGGATGATAAAAAATCATTAATTATAAGTGGAGTAGGAACATCTCCTAAGTTTTCTGATATAATTGAAAAAAATAAACCAGCAGGTTTTTCTGTAACACAGGAAATGAGTGGAATAGGTCCTTCAGATCATGCTTCCTTTTATTTAAAAGATATTCCAGTGCTATTTTTCTTTACTGGAACTCATTCTGACTATCATAAACCAAGTGATGATGAAGATAAAATCAATTATTATGGAGTTGAAAATGTGGTAAACTATGTTTTTAGATCTATAAATGCTATTGCCGACTTAGATAAGGTTGAATTCACAAAAACTAAAATAACTTCAGATAAAAAAGTTCCCAAATATAAAGTAACATTGGGTATTATGCCCGATTATACGGATCATGGAGACGGTCTGCATGTTGATGGTGTAACGGAAAACCGTCCGGCACATACAGCTGGGATTTTACAAGGAGATATTATAACTAAAATTGGAGACTGTGTTATCAAGGAAGTTTATAGTTATATGGATTGTCTTTCAAAACTAAATTCTGGTGACGAAAAGGAAGTAATCATTGTTAGAAATGAAAAGGAGATGAAAGTTATGGTTAAGTTTTAA
- a CDS encoding MlaD family protein, with protein MEKTFTQKFKLGIFVIAGTVIFIAAIYFIGSKQLFFSKTKQLHAVFNDAAGLQIGNNVRYSGINIGTVREIKIITDTSICISMHINNEAFTHIKKSAIASIGSDGLVGNMVVNILPAKGDDTLVESGDTIVTIRKIRTNDLINTLSISNNNAALITADLLKITHEITKGQGTLGLLVHDTDMANDLKQTLFYLKTTSKETSETVKKINVLITSLDDKDNVVGVIKDTAVANKMKSIVTNLEKSSSEINAVVNNLNGTITNMKEGKGAINYLSNNPDLVKKIDSTMININSASLLLNQNLEALKHNFLLRGYFKKQEKKKNIKNK; from the coding sequence ATGGAAAAAACATTTACGCAGAAGTTTAAATTAGGCATTTTTGTGATTGCAGGGACAGTCATATTTATTGCAGCTATATATTTTATTGGAAGCAAGCAGCTTTTTTTTAGTAAAACAAAACAGTTGCATGCAGTTTTTAATGATGCCGCAGGATTGCAAATAGGCAACAATGTAAGATATTCAGGAATTAATATTGGTACAGTAAGAGAAATAAAAATTATCACTGATACTTCAATATGTATTTCAATGCACATCAATAATGAGGCGTTCACTCATATTAAAAAGAGTGCTATAGCATCAATTGGTTCAGATGGATTGGTAGGAAATATGGTTGTTAATATACTTCCTGCAAAAGGGGATGATACATTAGTGGAATCAGGTGACACAATTGTTACTATAAGGAAAATAAGAACCAACGACTTAATAAACACTCTAAGTATATCAAATAATAATGCTGCTTTAATTACAGCAGATTTATTGAAAATTACCCATGAAATTACAAAAGGGCAAGGAACATTAGGACTTTTGGTTCATGATACTGATATGGCAAATGACTTAAAACAGACTTTGTTTTATCTAAAAACTACAAGTAAAGAAACATCAGAGACAGTTAAAAAAATAAATGTTTTGATAACATCTTTGGATGATAAAGACAACGTTGTAGGTGTAATAAAAGATACGGCTGTAGCTAATAAAATGAAATCAATAGTGACAAATCTTGAAAAATCATCCTCAGAAATTAATGCAGTCGTGAATAATTTAAATGGGACGATTACAAACATGAAAGAAGGGAAAGGTGCTATTAATTATCTTTCTAATAATCCTGATTTGGTCAAAAAAATAGATTCAACAATGATTAATATAAATTCTGCAAGTTTACTGTTAAATCAAAATTTAGAAGCTCTCAAACATAACTTTTTGCTGAGGGGTTATTTTAAAAAACAGGAGAAAAAGAAAAACATAAAGAATAAATAA
- a CDS encoding ABC transporter ATP-binding protein — protein sequence MIEIKNLHKKFGDNAVLNGFSMDLYEGENVVIMGKSGSGKSVMIKCVIGLETIDSGSINVMGNDISSLTQEQWDELRTEIGFLFQGSALYDSMSVRENLEFPLRRHTKKFGVIEDTTPLVMEALENVGLAKAIDLMPNELSGGMKRRIALARTLILQPKIILYDEPTTGLDPITSKEIIMLMKSIQEKYKTSSLIITHDVDCARVTADRMILLIDGINYAEGTFNELASSKDENVQAFFK from the coding sequence ATGATAGAAATAAAAAATCTGCATAAAAAATTTGGAGATAATGCTGTCCTCAATGGTTTTTCCATGGATTTGTATGAAGGAGAGAATGTGGTTATCATGGGAAAATCGGGTTCAGGGAAATCGGTTATGATAAAATGCGTCATTGGTCTCGAGACAATAGACAGCGGAAGTATTAATGTGATGGGGAATGATATTTCTTCACTTACTCAAGAGCAATGGGACGAATTAAGAACCGAAATTGGATTTCTGTTTCAAGGAAGTGCTTTGTATGATTCCATGTCAGTTAGAGAGAATTTGGAATTTCCATTAAGGAGACATACCAAAAAGTTTGGAGTTATTGAAGATACAACACCTTTGGTAATGGAGGCTTTGGAGAACGTGGGTCTGGCAAAAGCTATCGACTTAATGCCCAATGAACTTTCCGGAGGAATGAAAAGGAGAATAGCTTTGGCACGGACTTTAATTTTACAGCCAAAAATAATTTTGTATGATGAACCTACAACTGGTTTGGATCCTATTACTTCCAAAGAAATTATAATGCTAATGAAATCAATTCAAGAAAAATATAAAACATCATCTTTAATAATTACTCATGATGTGGATTGTGCCAGAGTAACCGCAGACAGAATGATTTTACTTATTGATGGTATTAATTATGCCGAAGGAACTTTTAATGAGTTGGCATCATCTAAAGATGAAAATGTACAAGCCTTTTTTAAATAG
- a CDS encoding ABC transporter permease yields the protein MDVFRPMIDSFKAFLAEIGDLTFFSIRFFKEVFKSPYEFNELLKQCYNIGNKSLTLVLVTGFIIGLVFTLQSRPTLEEFGAVSWMPSMVSISIIREIGPIITGLICAGKIGSGIGAEIGSMRVTEQIDAMEVSGTNPFKYLVVTRILATTLMLPLLVLCGDTIAIFGSYLVENTKGNVSFLLYFNQVFNNLEFSDLFPAIVKSFFFGFAIGLVGCYKGYNCKKGTVGVGLAANSAVVYTSMLLFVIDFIVVLITNIFI from the coding sequence ATGGATGTATTTAGGCCAATGATAGATTCATTCAAAGCATTTCTTGCTGAAATAGGTGATCTTACATTTTTTTCCATCCGTTTTTTCAAAGAAGTATTTAAAAGTCCTTATGAATTCAATGAGTTATTGAAGCAATGTTATAATATAGGTAATAAGTCATTGACATTAGTTTTAGTTACTGGTTTTATCATAGGTTTAGTTTTTACCTTACAATCAAGACCTACATTAGAAGAATTTGGAGCTGTTTCTTGGATGCCTTCTATGGTTAGTATTTCAATAATAAGAGAGATAGGACCTATCATAACTGGATTAATCTGCGCTGGTAAAATAGGCTCTGGTATTGGTGCCGAGATAGGTTCTATGAGGGTTACTGAGCAAATTGATGCTATGGAAGTTTCTGGAACAAATCCTTTTAAATATCTAGTAGTAACCCGAATTTTAGCTACCACTTTAATGCTACCATTGCTTGTGTTGTGTGGGGATACTATTGCAATTTTTGGCTCTTATTTAGTTGAAAATACCAAAGGGAATGTTTCCTTTTTGCTATATTTTAATCAAGTTTTCAATAATTTAGAATTTTCTGATTTGTTTCCTGCAATTGTAAAGAGTTTCTTTTTTGGTTTTGCTATAGGTTTAGTGGGTTGCTATAAAGGATATAATTGTAAAAAAGGAACTGTAGGTGTTGGTCTCGCGGCAAATTCTGCGGTGGTATATACCTCCATGTTGCTTTTTGTTATTGATTTTATTGTAGTTTTAATAACCAATATCTTTATTTAG
- the lpdA gene encoding dihydrolipoyl dehydrogenase: MKYDIIVLGSGPGGYVTAIRASQLGFKVAVIEKENLGGICLNWGCIPTKALLKSAQVFDYLKHASDYGLKVDNVDKDFGAVIARSRGVAEGMSKGVQFLMKKNKIDVIDGFGKVKPGKKVDVTAADGKVTEYSADHIIIATGARSRELPNLPQDGKKVIGYRQAMVLPEQPKKMIVVGSGAIGVEFAHFYNSMGTEVTIVEFMPNVVPVEDEDISKQFERSLKKAGINVMTNASVEKVDTTGAGVKATVKTAKGEEILEADIVLSAVGIKTNIENIGLEETGIATDKDKILVNSYYQTNVPGYYAIGDVTPGQALAHVASAEGILCVEKIAGLHVEPLDYGNIPGCTYATPEIASVGLTEKAAKEKGYELKIGKFPFSASGKAKAAGTPDGFVKVIFDAKYGEWLGCHMIGAGVTDMIAEAVVARKLETTGHEILKAVHPHPTMSEAVMEAVADAYGEVIHL, from the coding sequence ATGAAATACGATATTATTGTTTTAGGAAGTGGTCCTGGTGGTTATGTAACTGCCATTAGAGCATCACAATTAGGCTTTAAAGTTGCCGTTATTGAAAAAGAAAATCTTGGTGGAATTTGTTTGAACTGGGGATGTATCCCAACGAAAGCATTATTAAAATCTGCACAGGTTTTTGATTACCTAAAGCATGCTTCTGATTATGGTTTAAAAGTAGACAATGTTGATAAAGACTTTGGAGCAGTAATTGCACGTTCTCGTGGTGTTGCGGAAGGAATGAGCAAAGGTGTTCAGTTCTTAATGAAGAAAAATAAAATTGACGTTATTGATGGTTTTGGGAAAGTGAAACCGGGCAAGAAAGTTGATGTTACTGCTGCAGATGGTAAAGTAACTGAATATTCTGCGGATCATATTATCATTGCTACTGGTGCACGTTCAAGAGAATTACCTAATTTACCTCAAGATGGTAAAAAAGTAATAGGATACCGTCAAGCAATGGTATTACCTGAGCAACCTAAGAAAATGATTGTTGTAGGTTCTGGAGCTATTGGAGTTGAGTTTGCTCACTTCTATAATTCTATGGGAACAGAAGTTACTATCGTTGAGTTTATGCCAAATGTAGTACCTGTTGAAGACGAAGATATCTCAAAACAATTTGAGCGTTCTTTAAAGAAAGCTGGTATCAATGTAATGACAAACGCATCTGTTGAAAAAGTAGATACAACTGGAGCAGGAGTGAAAGCTACAGTTAAAACAGCTAAAGGAGAAGAAATTCTTGAAGCAGATATCGTTCTTTCTGCTGTAGGTATCAAAACAAACATCGAAAATATTGGTTTAGAAGAAACTGGTATTGCTACAGACAAAGATAAAATCTTAGTTAATTCATATTATCAAACTAACGTTCCTGGTTACTACGCTATTGGTGACGTTACTCCGGGACAGGCTTTGGCTCACGTTGCTTCTGCTGAAGGAATTTTATGTGTTGAAAAAATCGCAGGTTTACATGTTGAACCATTAGATTATGGAAACATTCCTGGTTGTACCTATGCTACTCCTGAAATTGCGTCTGTTGGTTTAACAGAAAAAGCGGCTAAAGAAAAAGGATACGAATTGAAAATTGGTAAGTTCCCATTCTCAGCTTCTGGAAAAGCTAAAGCTGCAGGAACTCCTGATGGTTTCGTAAAAGTTATTTTTGATGCGAAATACGGAGAGTGGTTGGGTTGTCACATGATTGGAGCTGGTGTTACAGATATGATTGCTGAAGCAGTTGTAGCACGTAAATTAGAAACTACAGGTCACGAAATCTTAAAAGCAGTTCATCCACACCCTACAATGAGTGAGGCAGTTATGGAAGCAGTTGCTGACGCTTATGGTGAAGTAATTCACTTGTAA
- a CDS encoding RsmB/NOP family class I SAM-dependent RNA methyltransferase: MRLHRNLVYTTIDSLNAIFNEGEYADKVVARALKKDKRWGSADRKFVAETIYEIVRWKRLYAEIAEVKEPFDRDNLWRMFASWAVLRGYQIPDWTQLQGTPERKIKGRFDELSKNRAIKESIPDWMDELGVKELGEAVWNKEIKAQNEQAKVILRVNTLKISPDKLRSRLMDANIETEYIKNQPQALVLKERANVFLTQEFKDGLFEVQDASSQLVAPLLDVKPGMRVVDTCAGAGGKTLHLASIMENKGQLIALDLYESKLNQLKLRARRNGVHNIETRVIESSKTIKKLHEKADRVLIDAPCSGLGVLKRNPDSKWKLQPEFIENIKKIQAEVLENYSKIVKPGGKLVYATCSVLPSENQEQIQRFLTTESGKNFTFVEDHKILAHESGYDGFYMALLERKQ; the protein is encoded by the coding sequence ATGCGATTACATAGAAACTTGGTTTACACAACAATAGACTCTTTAAATGCCATTTTTAACGAAGGTGAATATGCTGATAAAGTGGTGGCCCGCGCTTTAAAAAAAGACAAACGTTGGGGAAGTGCGGACCGTAAGTTTGTCGCTGAAACCATCTATGAAATTGTACGTTGGAAACGTTTATATGCTGAAATTGCTGAAGTAAAAGAACCTTTTGATCGCGATAACTTATGGAGAATGTTTGCTTCATGGGCTGTTCTGAGAGGTTATCAAATTCCTGATTGGACTCAGTTACAAGGAACTCCAGAACGCAAAATCAAAGGGCGTTTTGATGAATTATCAAAAAACAGAGCTATCAAAGAATCTATTCCTGATTGGATGGATGAATTAGGTGTAAAAGAATTAGGTGAAGCTGTTTGGAATAAAGAAATAAAAGCTCAAAACGAACAGGCAAAGGTTATTTTACGTGTTAACACTTTAAAAATTTCTCCAGATAAATTGCGTTCACGTTTAATGGATGCAAATATCGAAACTGAATATATCAAAAATCAACCTCAAGCCTTGGTTTTAAAAGAGCGTGCTAATGTTTTTCTTACACAAGAATTCAAAGACGGTTTATTTGAGGTACAAGATGCTTCTTCACAATTAGTAGCACCATTATTAGATGTTAAACCAGGAATGCGTGTTGTAGATACTTGTGCAGGTGCAGGTGGAAAAACATTGCATTTGGCTTCTATTATGGAAAACAAAGGGCAATTAATTGCTTTAGATTTATACGAAAGTAAATTAAACCAGTTAAAATTACGTGCTCGTCGCAATGGGGTTCACAACATAGAAACTCGTGTTATTGAAAGTTCAAAAACCATCAAAAAACTTCATGAAAAAGCGGACAGGGTTTTAATTGATGCACCTTGTAGCGGTTTAGGTGTTTTAAAACGTAATCCAGACAGTAAATGGAAATTACAACCTGAATTCATTGAAAATATCAAAAAAATTCAGGCAGAAGTTTTAGAAAATTATTCTAAAATTGTGAAACCAGGAGGAAAACTTGTTTATGCCACTTGCTCAGTCTTACCCTCTGAAAATCAAGAACAAATACAACGCTTTTTAACTACTGAAAGCGGAAAAAACTTTACCTTTGTAGAAGATCATAAGATTCTTGCACATGAATCTGGCTACGATGGATTTTATATGGCTTTATTAGAAAGAAAGCAATAA
- a CDS encoding endonuclease: protein MKKIYFLTSLLCSLIAFSQNGAPAAPYYNGFNWTLTGQNLKNALSTKIINTHTNFLSYTPGIWEASKITDLDPNDATNTNVLLLYGFSNNMCPASTADDNDHRRRNKDSNGGNNSCEWNREHVYAKSLGTPPLDDAAPSDAGEDAHHLRAADVQRNANRGNRKFATGSGNSGNVGGDWYPGDEWKGDVARMMMYMYLRYPTQCLPINVGTGATVAGDTNMINLFLQWNAEDPVSQYEDNRNTYHDSNGTYAQGNRNPFIDNPYLATVIWGGIAAQNRWPAIFLSTDEFVALERTTVYPNPSNDNTITISSEVDLDKIEVINLNGQLIQIIKDLSNNQKSTTINNLPQGLYLLKLSSGNAVSTKKIIIN, encoded by the coding sequence ATGAAAAAAATCTACTTTTTAACTAGTTTGCTATGCTCTTTAATAGCATTTTCTCAAAATGGAGCACCAGCTGCACCTTATTATAATGGGTTCAATTGGACTTTGACAGGTCAAAATCTAAAAAATGCTTTGTCCACAAAAATCATTAACACACACACAAACTTTTTATCTTACACACCTGGTATTTGGGAAGCTTCTAAAATAACTGACTTGGATCCTAATGATGCAACAAATACTAACGTATTATTACTTTATGGATTTAGCAATAATATGTGTCCTGCATCTACAGCTGACGATAACGATCACAGACGTAGAAATAAAGATTCAAACGGAGGGAATAATTCATGTGAATGGAACAGAGAGCACGTTTACGCTAAATCTTTAGGTACGCCTCCTTTAGATGATGCCGCACCAAGTGATGCTGGTGAAGATGCACATCATTTAAGAGCTGCCGATGTACAAAGAAACGCAAACAGAGGAAACAGAAAATTTGCAACAGGATCAGGTAATTCAGGTAATGTAGGAGGTGACTGGTATCCAGGAGATGAATGGAAAGGTGATGTCGCTCGTATGATGATGTATATGTATTTAAGATATCCAACTCAATGTTTACCAATAAATGTTGGTACAGGAGCTACAGTTGCTGGAGATACAAACATGATTAATCTTTTTTTACAATGGAATGCAGAAGATCCTGTTTCTCAATATGAAGACAACAGAAACACTTATCATGATTCAAACGGAACATATGCACAAGGTAACAGAAACCCTTTTATTGACAATCCTTACTTGGCCACTGTAATTTGGGGAGGTATTGCTGCACAAAATCGTTGGCCTGCAATATTCCTTTCTACTGATGAATTTGTTGCATTGGAAAGAACGACAGTTTATCCAAATCCTTCAAATGATAACACAATTACTATTTCATCAGAGGTAGATTTGGACAAAATTGAAGTCATCAATTTAAACGGACAATTGATACAAATCATCAAGGATTTATCCAATAACCAGAAAAGTACTACAATAAATAATTTACCGCAAGGCCTTTATTTACTGAAACTTTCATCAGGTAATGCCGTCTCAACTAAAAAAATAATTATAAACTAA